The nucleotide sequence GCGGCATGCTGAGGAAGCCGATGTTATTGGTGCCGCACTTCTGCCGGGCCTGGGCCAGCTGGTTGGCGCGGCACAGCACAGTCACCGGCTGGTACCTGGCGATGGTCTTGGCCAACAGCGCGATGCAGTCGTTGACCGGCGTGGTCCAGTCCTCCCAGACCGCCGAGGACGCGGCGAACGCCAGGATTACCCGTTCCTGTGGGCCGTGCTCGTCGGGCATGTACCAGTTGCCGGCCAGGGCCGCACGCACCCGCGGTGCGCCGACACCCAGGCCCAGGGAGGCGACGGCACCGAGGCTGGCAGCCATCGTCAGGTGTTTCATGAAATCGCGACGGGTAGACATGCGATGTCCCTCTTCTCGTGGGGTGGTGATGGGCGCGCGGCCGTCATCAGTGGCTGGCGGTCTTGAAGCTGGTCCAGGCGCGCATGCGCGCACGCATCTCGCGCTGCGGGATGTCCTTGCCGGGAATCAGTCGCGCATAGGTGGCTTCGTCGACGTAGATCTCCGGGTTGTTGCGCATGTCGGCGTCGACCATCGGCCGCGCCTTGACACTGGAGGTCGGGTAGCCGGTGAAGTTGCTGATCGCCGCCATGTTTTCCGGACGCATGACGAAGTTGATGAAGGCGTAGGCGTATTCCGGGTTCTTCGCATCCACCGGGATGGCCATGGTGTCCATCCACACCGTGGTGCCCTCGCGCGGGATGTGGAAGCGGAAGTCCGCCGGCTTGCCGGCACCACTGGCGGCGCGCTGGGCCTGGGTGACATCGCCGCTGTAGCCGAGCGACAGGCACAGGTCGCCGTTGACCAGGTCGGTGACCGGTTGCGACTGGAACTTGCGGATGTACGGCTTGATCGCCAGCAGCAGCGCGCTGGCCGCCTTCAGGTCCTGCGGCTCGGCGCTGCGCGGCGAGCGACCGAGGTAGTTGAGCGCCACGGCCATGACCTCGTCCGGCGAGTCGATGATCGAGATGCCGCAGTCGGCGAACTTGGCCGCGTGCTCCGGTTTGAACAACAGGTCGAGGCTGTTCACCGGGGCATCCGGCATGCGCTTGCCGACCATCTCGGCGTTGTAGGTGATGCCGATGCTGCCCCAGGTGTAGGGCACGGTGGCGTGGCGCGAGTACGGGTACTTGGTCTGCAGGGTGCGCAGGCCAGGCTCGATGTCGGCCAGGTGCTGCAGCTTGTCCGGGTCGAGCTTCTGCAGCGCGCCGGCACGCATCAGGCGCTCGGCTACGGTGTCGCCGGGGAAGATCAGGTCGTAGCCGCTGCCACCTGCCATCATCTTGGCCTCCAGCGTCTCGCTGCCCTCCATGACGTCGTAGATCACCTTGATGCCGGTCTCCTTGGTGAAGTTGGCGAGGGTGTCCTCGGCGAAGTAGTCGGCCCAGTTGTACAGGCGCAGGGTCTTCTCCTCCACGGCAGCCGAGGCCTGGGCACAACACAGCGCCAGGGCGGCGAACAGCAGGCTTTTCTTGTGGCTCATGGTCAGGCTCCCCGAGGGTTCCAGTGGCTATGCAGGTGGCGGCCATCCAGGCCCAGCAGCGCTCCGTACATCTCCGGGCGACGGTCGCGGTAGATGCCCCAGGTCAGACGGTCCTCGCGCATGGCGGCGAGGTCCAGCTCGCGCAACAGCACGCCGCTGGTGTCGCGATCCGCCTCGGCGAGCAACTTGCCCTTGTGGTCGGTGATGAAGGACGAGCCGTAGAAGCTCATCTGCAGGCCCGGATCGGTGGTCGCCACTTCGCGGCCGACGCGGTTGGCGGCGATCACCGGGACGATGTTGGCGGCGGCGTGGCCGCGCTGGGTCAATTGCCAGTGATCGCGCGAATCCAGCGCGGCGGCACCTGGCTCTGAGCCAATGGCAGTAGGATAGAGCAGCACCTCGGCGCCCTGCAGGGCCAGGCAGCGCGCGGTCTCGGGGAACCACTGGTCCCAGCAGATACCGACGCCGATGCGCCCGACGGCGGTGTCCCAGACGCGGAAGCCGGTATCGCCGGGACTGAAGTACTCCTTCTCCTGGTAGCCGATGGCGTTGGGGATGTGGGTCTTGCGATACACGCCGAGCAGGCGGCCGTCGGCGTCGGCCACGGCCAGGGAGTTGAAGTAGGCGTTGCCGGCCTTCTCGAACCAGCTCAGCGGCAGCACTACGCCCAGCTCGCCGGCCAGCGCGGCAAAGCGCTTGAGCAGCGGGCTGGCGCTGTATTCCTCGGCCAGGGCCAGGTGCTTGTGGTCCTGCTCGATGCAGAAGTACGGGGTGGCGAACAGCTCCTGCAGCAGGATCAGCCGCGCGCCGCGGGCGGCGGCGTCACGCACCAGCTGTTCGGCGCGGTCTAGGTTCTGCTTGAGGTCCCAGCTGCAGGCGAACTGGGTGGTGGCGACGGTCAGTCTGCTCATGGCATCAACCCTTCAGCGGCCACAGCGGCTGCTGCTGGGTGATGCAATGCACCCCGCCGCCGCCGTGGGCCAGCTGGTTGATGCGCACCGGTACCACCTCGCGGCCGGGGAAGGCCATGCGCAGGGTGTCCGCGGCCACCTGGTCGGCGGCGATGCCGTAGGCCGGCATGATGATGGCGCCGTTGCAGATGTAGAAGTTGGTGTAGGAGGCGCAGAACACCTCGGCCTCGGTGTCCACCGCATCGCTGGCTTCGTACAGTTCGAGCAGCTCGAACTGGCGGCCCTTGGCGTCGGTGGCCAGTTCCAGGGCGCGGCGATTCTCGCGCACCACCTCGGCGTACACCGAGCCGTGGTCATGGGTAGCGTCGACCAGCAGCGCGCCGGGCTTGGCGAAGGCGCATACGCCGTCGACGTGACCGTCGGTCATGTCGCCGGTGACGTACTTGGGGTCGCCCGGCAGCCAGATGGTCTTCTTCACCCCGAGCAGGCGGGCGAAGATTTCTTCCATCTCGGCCTTGCTCATGCCCGGGTTGCGGTTGGGGTTGAGCAGCACCGACTCGGTGGTGATCAGCGTGCCCTCGCCGTCCACGTGGATGGCGCCGCCTTCGTTGGAGAGCGGCGTGCCGAAGCATTCCAGGCCTAGGCCGTTGAGGATGCGCCGCGCCAGGCCCTCGTCGAGGCTGTGCTCGGACTTGCCGCCCCAGGCGTTGAAGCGCCAGCTGACACCGGCCAGGCCCATCTGCGGATGGCAGACGAAACTCGGCCCGGAGTCGCGGCACCAGCTGTCGTCCACTGCCAGTTCGATCAACTCGACACCCTTGCCGCACAGTTCACGAGCACGGAACGCCGCCGACGGGTCGACCACCATCTTCACCGGCTCGAAGCGGGCGATGGCGTTGGCGACACGGGCGAAGTCGACCTGCACCTCTTCCAGGGTCACGCCCCAGCCGGACTCCCACAGCGGCTGATTGTGCGGCCAGACCATCCAGGTGGCAGCGTGCGGGGCCCATTCGGCGGGCATGAACCAAGCGTTCGAAGCGACGGCGTTCTGTTGCATACAAGTGCCTTCAGTTAAGTCTTTGTTATCACTGAAAACCGCAGATGCGGTGATGGCTTGCATGCTAGGCCTGTGAAAACGGCGCAACAAACGATAGATTTTGCGTAATTCTGATTAGCTGGACTTATCGATCATGTTGAAACACTGGCCTCCGCTAAACGCCCTGCGCGGCTTCGAAGCCGCCGCCCGCCTGGGTAGCTTCCACAAGGCCGCCGAGGAGCTGCACCTCACCCAGTCGGCCATCAGCCAGCAGATTCGCAGCCTGGAAAGCTTCCTCGAACAGCCGCTGTTTTTCCGCAACGGCCGCAGCGTGGCACTGACCGATGCCGGCTTCGACCTGCTCAGCACCACCCAGGCCCTGCTGCAGCAACTGGCCGTGGGCATCCGCCGCCTGGAGCAGTACCGCAAGCCCAACCAACTGGTGGTCAACACCACGCCGGCCTTCGCCCGCCACTGGCTGGTGCCGCACCTGGGCGACTTCCATCGGCGCTATCCGCAAGTGGATCTGTGGCTGTTCACCAGCGACGAGGTGCCGGACATGAGCAGCCAGACCATCGACATCGCCGTGCGCGACGACCTCAGCGCCCAGGCCGAATGCAGCTTCCGCGTGCTGCTGGAGGACCGTCTCTACCCGGCCTGCCACCCGCGCGTACTGGCCACACCGGCAAGCGAGCGCACCACTCTGCACGGCGAGCGCGAGATGGACTGGGCCCACTGGCAGGTACAGGGCGGCGCCGATATCGGCCAGCACAGCCAGGGGCTGAACTTCTCCGACCCCGGCCTGCTGCTGGACGCCGCCAGCCAGGGCCTGGGCATCGCCCTGGTCAGCGAGCTGCTGGCCTCGTCGGCTTGCGCACAGGCGCTGCTGCAACCGCTCAGCGAACAGCGGGTGCGCGGCCCGCGCTGGACCTGGCTGGTGCACCGCGACAGCGAGCACGACCCGCTCACCCGCCAGTTCTGCGACTGGCTGGAACAGCGCCTGAGCCCTAGTGCCGGCACCTGAAAGCCTGCGGCAGCCGTTATGATCGCGGCATCACTTACCGGATCAAGCAGGCACGGACCAGTCATGCCCTTCACCACTAGCCGCACCGTTGTGTTTGGCGATTGCGACCCCGCCGGGATCGTCTACACGCCGCGCATCGCCTACTTCGTCATCGAGGCGATCCACGAATTCCTCTCCCATCGACTGGGTGGCGAGGGGCTGCGCAAGCTCTTCGCCATGGGCATCCTGCCGCCGGCGCGGGCGCTGTCGATCGAGTTCCTCTCGCCCATGACCTGGGACGAGGTGATCCACATCGAGGTGCGCAGCGAAACACCCGGCGCCACCTCGTTCAGCTTCGCCGTGGAAGGTCGCCAGACATCGGGCGAGGTGACCTTTCGCGCCTCGATGACCCAAGTGTGCATCGACCCCGAGAGCAAGCAGCCGACCGCTCTGCCCGATGCGCTACGCCAAGCTCTACTGCCCGAATAGAGAACCGCAGGAACGAAAAAGCCCCGCCGAAGCGGGGCTTTTTCACGCTGAAGAAGATCAGGCCTTGGCGGCGATCTTCTTCAACTCCTCGTCACGCAGCTCGCGACGCAGGATCTTGCCGACGTTGGTGGTCGGCAGGCCTTCGCGGAACTCGACGAAGCGCGGCACCTTGTAGCCGGTCAGGTTCGCACGCATGTGCTCCATGACCTGCTCCTTGGTCAGGCTCTCGCCCGGTTTGACCACGACGAAGACCTTGATCGCCTCGCCCGAACGCTCGTCCGGCACGCCGATCGCCGCGCACTGCAGCACGCCCGGCAGGGTGGCGAGCACGTCTTCCAGCTCGTTCGGGTACACGTTGAAGCCGGACACCAGGATCATGTCCTTCTTGCGGTCGACGATGCGCATGTAGCCGTCTTCCTGAATCACGGCGATGTCACCGGTCTTCAGCCAGCCTTCGGCATCGAGCATCTCGTCGGTGGCTTCCTGACGCTGCCAGTAGCCTTTCATCACTTGCGGGCCCTTGACGCACAGCTCGCCACGCTCGCCTTGCGGCTGCTCCTTGCCGTCGTCGTCGATGACCTTGCACAGGGTCGACGGAACCGGGATGCCGATGGTGCCGATCTGGATGTTCTGGAACGGGTTGACCGAGACCACCGGGCTGGTTTCGGTCATGCCGTAACCTTCGCAGATGGCGCAACCGGTGACTTCCTTCCAGCGCTCAGCCGCCGCCAACTGCAGGGCCATGCCGCCCGACAGGGTCAGCTTCAGGGCGGAGAAGTCCAAACGACGGAAGTCTTCGCTGTTGCACAGGGCGACGAACAGGGTGTTGAGGCCGACGAAGGCGCTGAACTTCCAGTTGCCCAGTTCCTTCACGGTGCCCGGCAGGTCACGCGGATTGGTGATGAGGATGTTGTGGTTGCCGGTCAGCATCATCGCCATGCAGTGAAAGGTGAAGGCGTAGATGTGGTACAGCGGCAACGGGCAGATGACGATCTCGCTACCTTCATTGAGGTTGGAGCCCATCAGCGCCTTGGATTGCAGCATGTTGGCGATCAGGTTGCGGTGGGTCAGCATCGCGCCCTTGGCCACGCCGGTGGTACCACCGGTGTACTGCAGCACGGCGACGTCGCCATTGCTCGGGCTGGCCTCCTTGACCGGCTTGCCGCGGCCCTTGGCCAGCGCCTCGTTGATCTTCACGGCCTGCGGCAGGTTGTAGGCCGGGACCATCTTCTTCACGTGCTTGACGACGAAGTTGACCAGGGTGCGTTTGAGCACCGGCAGCAGGTCGGCCACTTCGGTGATGACCACGTGCTTGATGCCAGTCTTGGGCAGCACTTCCTCGGCCAGGTGGGCCATGTTGGCCAGGCACACCAGCGCCTTGGCGCCGGAGTCGTTGAACTGGTGTTCCATTTCCCGCGCGGTGTACAGCGGGTTGGTGTTGACCACGACCAGGCCGGCACGCATCGCACCGAATACCACGACCGGGTATTGCAGGACGTTGGGCAGCTGCACGGCGATGCGGTCGCCAGGCTGAAGGTCGGTGTGGTTCTGCAGGTAGGCGGCGAACGCGCCGGAGAGCTCGTACAGCTCACCGTAGGTCAGGGTCTTGCCCAGATTGGTGAATGCAGGCTTGTTGGCAAAGCGTTGGCAGGATTGTTTCAGTACCGCCTGGATATTGGGGTACTGATCGGCATCGATCTCGGCAGCGATCCCGACAGGATACTTATCCTTCCAGAAGTTTTCGGTCATGAAAGCCTACTCCTGAGCTACAGCTTATTTACCCGCGCAATGGCGGCTATTTGTTGTGATGGTGTGCTTTTGAGGCCGACGGATCGGCAAAAAAACCGCGCCGAGAGTAGCAGCTTTGCCAGATAGCGCCTAGCACCAAACATGGCCTTGCCGGTCATAAAAATGACCGATCATTGCTGATCGGTCATACTTTTATCATCCCTTCGAGCGACTTGCCGAACCCTGTCCGGCAGGGCTTCAGAACCTGCTCAAAGTCTCGCGAGCTAGAGCCAGGCAAAGCGAAATTGGGCAAAGAAGCGCAGTTTACGAATGGTAAATGAGCATTCTGAGACGCCGTGTCCCGACCCAATTTCAACGCAGCATGGCCGACGCGCAGCAGACTTTGAACAGGTGCTTAGGCGATGTCGCGCAGCTCGCGGCGCAGGATCTTGCCGACCGGGGTCATCGGCAGCGATTCCCTGAGGACGATATGCTTGGGCACCTTGTAACCGGTGAAATTCTCCCGGCAATAGGCCTTGAGCTCTTCCACCGTCACGCCACCTTCACGCGGCACGACGAACAGCTTGACCGCCTCGCCGGATTTCTCGTCCGGCACGCCGATGGCTGCACAGCTGGCGACCTTCGGGTGAGCCATGACCACATCCTCGATCTCGTTCGGGTACACGTTGAAGCCCGAGACGATGATCATGTCCTTCTTGCGGTCGACGATGCGTACGTAGCCGTCCGGGTCGATCACCGCGATGTCGCCGGTCTTGAACCAGCCTTCGGCGTCGAGCACTTCGGCGGTCGCCTCTTCGCGCTGCCAGTAGCCCTTCATCACCTGCGGGCCCTTGATGCACAACTCGCCCCGTTCGCCGAGCGGCTGCTCGAGGCCATCGTCGTCGATCACCTTGAGCGTGGTACCCGCCACCGGAATACCCACGGTACCCAGGCGCGCCAGTTCACCGTAGCAGTTGGTAGTGGCGACCGGCGAGGTTTCGGTCAGGCCGTAGCCCTCGACGATGGCGCAACCGGTGACTTCCTGCCAGCGCTCGGCGGTGGCCTTGACCAGCGCGGTGCCGCCGGAGTTGGTCAGCTTGAGGCGGGAGAAATCGAGGTTCTTGAACTCCGGATTGTCCATCAGCGCGACGAACAGGGTGTTCAGGCCCAGCAACGCGGAGAACTGCCACTTGCCCAGCTCTTTGACGAAGCCGGGAATGTCGCGCGGGTTGGTGATCAGCACGTTGTGGTTGCCGCTGACCATCATGCACATGCAGTTCGCGGTGAAGGCATAGATATGGTAGAGCGGCAGCGGCGCGATCATGATCTCGCCGCCCTCCTTCATCAGCGGCATGCCGTCTTCGCCGGTCTGCTGCAAGCAGTTGTGCACTTGCTGCATGTTCGCCACCAGGTTGCCGTGGGTCAGCATCGCGCCCTTGGCCACGCCGGTGGTGCCGCCGGTGTACTGCAGCACGGCGATGTCGTCGAGACCGACCTTGACCGGCTTGAGCCCGTGGCCCTGGCCCTGACGCAGCACGCTCTTGAACGACAGTGCCTGGGGCAGATGGTAGTCCGGCACCATCTTCTTGACCTTCTTCACCACGGTGTTGACCAGCCAGCCCTTGAGGCTCGGCAGCATGTCACCGAGGCGTGCCTCGATCAGGTACTCGATCTCGCTGTCGGGCAGGGCGTCCTGCACCGATTTGCCGAACGTATTGAGGTACACCAGGGCACGCACGCCGGCGTCCTTGAACTGGTGACGCATCTCGCGCACGGTGTACAGCGGGTTGGTGTTGACCACGATCAGGCCGGCGCGCATGGCACCGAACACCGCGATCGGGTACTGCAGGATGTTGGGCATCTGCACGGCGATGCGGTCGCCGGGCTTAAGATCGGTGTTCTTCTGCAGCCAGGCGGCGAATGCTCCGGAGTAGCGCTCCAGCTCGGCGTAGGTAAGCGTCACGCCGAGGTTGCTGAAGGCCGGGCGATCGGCGAATTTCTTGCAGGAGCGCTCGAAGACTTCGACCACCGAGCGGTAGGTGGAAAAATCCAGTTGGCTAGCGACGCCGGCCGGGCGCTTGTCGTCCCAGAAGTCAGGTTGCATTGTTCTTGTTCCCCTTGACCTGAATGTGTCTGAAGCTTCCCGTCTGGCGGGAAAAGCTTTCCCGAACTTAACAGCTATGCGGTGTCAGGCAAATAGTTCGGGGCGCGTCATTGATACCGTGAATTTCAGAGCTGCCGCCGACCGTGCCAACAGGCAGACTAGGCGGGTCGTGATGCCCTGTGCACAATGCACGGACTTTTCATGCAGGGATGTCTTCACATGCGCCAAGAGGCCTTCTGGTTGCCCGCCAGCGACGGGACCCAGCTGTACGTCAACCGCTGGTTCGCCGACACCGCGCCAAAGGCGGTGGTGATGATCGCCCACGGCATGGCCGAGCACAGCGCGCGCTACGCCCGCGTGGCCGAGGCGCTGGTCGCCGATGGCTTCGAGGTGTACGCCCACGACCAGCGTGGCCATGGCCGCACGGCCGAACACGGCACGCTCGGCCACTACGCCGACGCCGATGGCTGGGCCAAAGTGGTCGACGACCTCTCCAGCCTCAATCACCTGATTCGCCAGCAGCACCCGCAGGCGCCGATCCTCCTGCTGGCGCACAGCATGGGCAGCTACATCGGCATGGCCTACCTGATGCAGCACAGCTGCAGCCTGCAGGGCGTGATTCTCTCCGGCTCCAACTACCAATCCATCGGCCTGTACAACATCGCCAGGCAGCTGGTGCGCTTCGAACGCTGGCGCCTGGGGCCGAAGGCGCCCAGCACGCTGATCGATTTCCTCTCGTTCGGCTCGTTCAACAAGGCCTTCAAGCCCAACCGCACCGATTTCGACTGGCTCAGCCGCGATCCGGCCGAAGTCGACAAGTACGTCGCCGACCCGCTCTGTGGTTTCAGCTGCAGCACCCAGCTGTGGTGGGACCTGATGGGCGGCTTCCAGCAGATCACCCCACTCGACAACCTGG is from Pseudomonas sp. PDM14 and encodes:
- a CDS encoding extracellular solute-binding protein encodes the protein MSHKKSLLFAALALCCAQASAAVEEKTLRLYNWADYFAEDTLANFTKETGIKVIYDVMEGSETLEAKMMAGGSGYDLIFPGDTVAERLMRAGALQKLDPDKLQHLADIEPGLRTLQTKYPYSRHATVPYTWGSIGITYNAEMVGKRMPDAPVNSLDLLFKPEHAAKFADCGISIIDSPDEVMAVALNYLGRSPRSAEPQDLKAASALLLAIKPYIRKFQSQPVTDLVNGDLCLSLGYSGDVTQAQRAASGAGKPADFRFHIPREGTTVWMDTMAIPVDAKNPEYAYAFINFVMRPENMAAISNFTGYPTSSVKARPMVDADMRNNPEIYVDEATYARLIPGKDIPQREMRARMRAWTSFKTASH
- the aguB gene encoding N-carbamoylputrescine amidase, giving the protein MSRLTVATTQFACSWDLKQNLDRAEQLVRDAAARGARLILLQELFATPYFCIEQDHKHLALAEEYSASPLLKRFAALAGELGVVLPLSWFEKAGNAYFNSLAVADADGRLLGVYRKTHIPNAIGYQEKEYFSPGDTGFRVWDTAVGRIGVGICWDQWFPETARCLALQGAEVLLYPTAIGSEPGAAALDSRDHWQLTQRGHAAANIVPVIAANRVGREVATTDPGLQMSFYGSSFITDHKGKLLAEADRDTSGVLLRELDLAAMREDRLTWGIYRDRRPEMYGALLGLDGRHLHSHWNPRGA
- a CDS encoding agmatine/peptidylarginine deiminase, which gives rise to MQQNAVASNAWFMPAEWAPHAATWMVWPHNQPLWESGWGVTLEEVQVDFARVANAIARFEPVKMVVDPSAAFRARELCGKGVELIELAVDDSWCRDSGPSFVCHPQMGLAGVSWRFNAWGGKSEHSLDEGLARRILNGLGLECFGTPLSNEGGAIHVDGEGTLITTESVLLNPNRNPGMSKAEMEEIFARLLGVKKTIWLPGDPKYVTGDMTDGHVDGVCAFAKPGALLVDATHDHGSVYAEVVRENRRALELATDAKGRQFELLELYEASDAVDTEAEVFCASYTNFYICNGAIIMPAYGIAADQVAADTLRMAFPGREVVPVRINQLAHGGGGVHCITQQQPLWPLKG
- a CDS encoding LysR substrate-binding domain-containing protein, translating into MLKHWPPLNALRGFEAAARLGSFHKAAEELHLTQSAISQQIRSLESFLEQPLFFRNGRSVALTDAGFDLLSTTQALLQQLAVGIRRLEQYRKPNQLVVNTTPAFARHWLVPHLGDFHRRYPQVDLWLFTSDEVPDMSSQTIDIAVRDDLSAQAECSFRVLLEDRLYPACHPRVLATPASERTTLHGEREMDWAHWQVQGGADIGQHSQGLNFSDPGLLLDAASQGLGIALVSELLASSACAQALLQPLSEQRVRGPRWTWLVHRDSEHDPLTRQFCDWLEQRLSPSAGT
- a CDS encoding acyl-CoA thioesterase; its protein translation is MPFTTSRTVVFGDCDPAGIVYTPRIAYFVIEAIHEFLSHRLGGEGLRKLFAMGILPPARALSIEFLSPMTWDEVIHIEVRSETPGATSFSFAVEGRQTSGEVTFRASMTQVCIDPESKQPTALPDALRQALLPE
- the fadD1 gene encoding long-chain-fatty-acid--CoA ligase FadD1, encoding MTENFWKDKYPVGIAAEIDADQYPNIQAVLKQSCQRFANKPAFTNLGKTLTYGELYELSGAFAAYLQNHTDLQPGDRIAVQLPNVLQYPVVVFGAMRAGLVVVNTNPLYTAREMEHQFNDSGAKALVCLANMAHLAEEVLPKTGIKHVVITEVADLLPVLKRTLVNFVVKHVKKMVPAYNLPQAVKINEALAKGRGKPVKEASPSNGDVAVLQYTGGTTGVAKGAMLTHRNLIANMLQSKALMGSNLNEGSEIVICPLPLYHIYAFTFHCMAMMLTGNHNILITNPRDLPGTVKELGNWKFSAFVGLNTLFVALCNSEDFRRLDFSALKLTLSGGMALQLAAAERWKEVTGCAICEGYGMTETSPVVSVNPFQNIQIGTIGIPVPSTLCKVIDDDGKEQPQGERGELCVKGPQVMKGYWQRQEATDEMLDAEGWLKTGDIAVIQEDGYMRIVDRKKDMILVSGFNVYPNELEDVLATLPGVLQCAAIGVPDERSGEAIKVFVVVKPGESLTKEQVMEHMRANLTGYKVPRFVEFREGLPTTNVGKILRRELRDEELKKIAAKA
- the fadD2 gene encoding long-chain-fatty-acid--CoA ligase FadD2 yields the protein MQPDFWDDKRPAGVASQLDFSTYRSVVEVFERSCKKFADRPAFSNLGVTLTYAELERYSGAFAAWLQKNTDLKPGDRIAVQMPNILQYPIAVFGAMRAGLIVVNTNPLYTVREMRHQFKDAGVRALVYLNTFGKSVQDALPDSEIEYLIEARLGDMLPSLKGWLVNTVVKKVKKMVPDYHLPQALSFKSVLRQGQGHGLKPVKVGLDDIAVLQYTGGTTGVAKGAMLTHGNLVANMQQVHNCLQQTGEDGMPLMKEGGEIMIAPLPLYHIYAFTANCMCMMVSGNHNVLITNPRDIPGFVKELGKWQFSALLGLNTLFVALMDNPEFKNLDFSRLKLTNSGGTALVKATAERWQEVTGCAIVEGYGLTETSPVATTNCYGELARLGTVGIPVAGTTLKVIDDDGLEQPLGERGELCIKGPQVMKGYWQREEATAEVLDAEGWFKTGDIAVIDPDGYVRIVDRKKDMIIVSGFNVYPNEIEDVVMAHPKVASCAAIGVPDEKSGEAVKLFVVPREGGVTVEELKAYCRENFTGYKVPKHIVLRESLPMTPVGKILRRELRDIA
- a CDS encoding alpha/beta hydrolase, with protein sequence MRQEAFWLPASDGTQLYVNRWFADTAPKAVVMIAHGMAEHSARYARVAEALVADGFEVYAHDQRGHGRTAEHGTLGHYADADGWAKVVDDLSSLNHLIRQQHPQAPILLLAHSMGSYIGMAYLMQHSCSLQGVILSGSNYQSIGLYNIARQLVRFERWRLGPKAPSTLIDFLSFGSFNKAFKPNRTDFDWLSRDPAEVDKYVADPLCGFSCSTQLWWDLMGGFQQITPLDNLAQIDSELPLLVTGGDCDPVSQGKRLADLADALRTAGMRHVDLKIYPHARHELLNESNRDEVTRDLRDWLNAALSRSRSCPTPAEETP